The nucleotide window GATTTGGGTTCATGTGGAAAGTTAAAACAGCTCAATCAGAATCTGATCATGAAGATGAGACTTCAGCTTTAGATGATGACAACTCTTCTGACCCAGAGGATATTGAAGAGGAAGCATCTCCAGTCGTTGGGACCACGGAACCGGTAGAAGAAATGTTACAAACAATAGACAACGATTTCTCAGATCTTCAGGTAAGAGATGATGCGAAGGTGGACGACAGTGAAAATGAAACTGACGGTGAAGATGTTTTTGATACTCAAACAATTGCTACAAACATGGTTGAAAACATGAATAGAAAAGTCCGTGGtaaaaaaggaaaattaaagaaaatgcaAAAGAAATATGCCGACCAAGATGAAACTGAACGACTTCTTAGATTAGAGGCTTTAGGTACGTTAAAAGGTTTGGAGAAgcaacaattgaaagaaaaagaagaaatagcCAAACAACAGAAAAGAGAATACAAGAAGGCAAAGCGTGAAAAgcaaaaagaaatacaaGCATTGAAATTTACCAGGAACGAAAAAGTTCATGTTAACTATACCAAGTTTttagaagaattaaaaCCAACCTTAGAgaaggatgatgaaattatcGATGTTGTCCCTGTTTTCGCTCCATGGCCTGCTTTGCTAAAATGTAAATACAAAGTCAAAGTTCAGCCAGGTAATGCAAAGAAAACTAAGACTATGACTGAAATCTTGCATCATTTCATGAAACGTTCTGTAGATCCAACTGAGAATGATAAAGAAAGTGACTGGCCGAGAGAGCATGAAATGATCAAAAGTTTAAAGGAACAAGATTTAGTCTTGTTGATTTGtgttgataaattgaaaatatctttACCTGGCCAGAACGATACTTCAAATAAGGGCAAGAATACGGGGAAACATAATAAATCGAAGTCGAAAGGTAGAAAGAAATAGAGCATTTAGGGACTTCACGATCATTTCAAGTAACCTAAGGTGCAACGGAGGAGAGCTCCAAAAGTTCATATAGACTCATACATTCAAACTCGATACTTAAGCAAATgtaaaatgaaatattttttagtATATTTATGGTATTTAGTTAAAAGAAAAgtgatttcaaaaattagGTTCTTCTTGACTCAAATAACACGGGAAAAGTATTGAGGTTCTTCATTTTCGGCcttcttctcttcaacACAAGTTGTTGCTCTTATTATATTAGTTAATGCTAATTCACAACTTTGTTCAAATACTTCCAGAGTACTACTACCAATATGAGGTGTGACGGATGTGGTATCTTCCATCTCAATGACCATTTCATTAACTTTTGGTTCACCATAAAAAACATCAGCGCCAAAGTGTCTTAATTGGCCTTCCTCCAAAGCTGTTGTTACGGCCTCGATGTCCACGATATTACCCCTACCTAGGTTTACTAAAGTCAATTCCGGTCCATTACAATGTTCTAAAAATTTCTCatcaattaaatgatgaGTGGCAGGTGTACCAGGCAATGCACAAATGATTGctttgaattggaataattgGCTATATAAAGTTTCATCCAAACGGTGGAATTTCcagttatatttttctttaactTGTAAATCCTCATTTCTCTTTGAGTAATGAATTTGCATACCTAGCCCCTCTTGTAATTTTAGGGCAACGTGTTTCCCAATTGAACCCAACCCAAGAACCAAACATTTATTCCCCCTTGGtgaatgaataaattgacCACCATTAAACTTATGGCCATATGCGTATCCATCCTCACCAGCCAACTTAGCTCTTGTAACCAGGGTATCGGTATATTTCCTTAAAGATGCTTGTTGATAAGAAAATTTTCTGAAACCTTCCAATACATGCCATAACGCACAATCAGCCACATCATTACCCACCTGACCCATCTTAAACCCCTCCAAATCCTGCGATTCATCCACTTCATCCTGATAGTTGTATAATTGGATCCCATGAGACTTCAAGGCATCTAAATCGATCATGTTATAACCTCTTGAGCATAAAACTATGGCCTTCAAAGTATTAAGGGGGAAATCCTCATGTTCGATTATCTCCTTAGTGAGTCCACCTATTGGGGTAAATTGAGGGTATCCCCCATAGATTGCAACAAtgttatcatttttatGATCTTTTAATTGTTGTAGGAATGCATCCTTTGTAGTTAGAGTCAGTTCAATAATGTTGAAATCTTCGAGAAATTGGTCGGAATTTAATAGGGGAGACTCAATGTTTGGTTGAGCTATAAACAGAATGGATGGCTTTATCGCAGACATTTCTGATTGGTGCAAAAAAGCTTCTTTTATTGATTACAAAGAGAGATATTTGTATTGATATcagttgaaaaattatcagTTGATAGGTAGGTATGCCTTAAAAAGTTGATAAATTATCCTTCAATGATTGTATGAGACTGAAAGAGCCGTATTTGGAATAAGGTTTAGGGTTATAATCAAGTTTAGGGCTGGTTTTTTAGGGCAAACCCTCGAGAGGTTTACGTAATTTTATGATAACTTTAGCAGATCATTATGTGATGTTAATCCTTGTTTACAAATTGATAATACGTACCATTTCTGGCTAAAATTGGACATGCAACAAGGATCGATTAATGGTTTTTGGTACCTTAATCATGAAAGCTTATTTTGCAAAGTAGTAACATTAACGCTACGTTGTTCCGAGTTTGAGATACTCCTCTGGACGATTCAGCAGGTTGATTTCATCACAAAAGGATGACCACCAAGCCTCTTCAACAAGACGGTAAACCATAAAACGGATTTCCATCACTAAGGTAACCGGGACGTTGGAACTGTGGAGCACGTTATTGCCAAGACTCAGCAGCATGGTTCGTAACAATTGTAACGTTAACTTTTGTGCGTAACTCCATATAGCCCATCCGCGGATATGGAAGTCatcaaagaaacaatacTCAACGTGTAGTATAAGGTCATTTTCGTAGTGTTACCACGGAAGCAAATCATCTATGTATTATTACCAAAGTAGTACACACAATAACCGTTAAGGTATGTGGAGTTGATAAAATTAACCACGTTGGGATAATTCCGCGGAAATAAAGACCTTCCAGATGTAAATCCATGCTGGCTGGATCTGTATCGACGGTTAAAGTTAATCTTAATGGCATAAACCTTATTATCTCGATGCAGAGGCCTTTGTCAGCAAACCCATCAGGATCCAGGGAAGAGATAATGGGATACACATGTTGTGTTTTACATTCCGCAGCTGAGGTAATCGGGTCT belongs to Naumovozyma castellii chromosome 3, complete genome and includes:
- the NCAS0C04060 gene encoding putative hydroxyacid dehydrogenase (ancestral locus Anc_8.146) encodes the protein MSAIKPSILFIAQPNIESPLLNSDQFLEDFNIIELTLTTKDAFLQQLKDHKNDNIVAIYGGYPQFTPIGGLTKEIIEHEDFPLNTLKAIVLCSRGYNMIDLDALKSHGIQLYNYQDEVDESQDLEGFKMGQVGNDVADCALWHVLEGFRKFSYQQASLRKYTDTLVTRAKLAGEDGYAYGHKFNGGQFIHSPRGNKCLVLGLGSIGKHVALKLQEGLGMQIHYSKRNEDLQVKEKYNWKFHRLDETLYSQLFQFKAIICALPGTPATHHLIDEKFLEHCNGPELTLVNLGRGNIVDIEAVTTALEEGQLRHFGADVFYGEPKVNEMVIEMEDTTSVTPHIGSSTLEVFEQSCELALTNIIRATTCVEEKKAENEEPQYFSRVI